In a genomic window of Athene noctua chromosome 24, bAthNoc1.hap1.1, whole genome shotgun sequence:
- the AZIN2 gene encoding antizyme inhibitor 2 isoform X1, with product MNGYLNESNFMMVEEGFTTRDLLETLLMELCPASEQQAFFLADLGDIVKKHLRFLKALPRVKPYFPVKCNGSEGVIRLLAELGAGFACTNKAEITRVESIGVPADKIFYSSPCKQIAHIKYAASHGVQLMTFDNEVELSKVARSHPHASVALLCRMLLGITADSSPAPRLSMTFGTTLEACRHLLEAAKEQAVEVVGVSFHLGSGGLEPQAFAQSVAAAQLAFEVGTELGYRMHLLDIGGGFPGTEDTRARFEEIAAVINSALDLYFPDGCGVEIVATPGRYYVTSAFTFAANITARDEAPAEQPGSDEEESGSKKSLVYHLSDGVYGAFSCLLFDSPCPRPQLRKRPCPDPPSRSSSLRGPPGHAGGRIADGLELPELQVGDWLIFEDMGAYTIASSSSLVGCPQPQITYAMSRVAWKAIQLLQGKPPQTEDDRESVCARLSCGWEMAETLCVTPACAPAGII from the exons ATGAATGGATACTTGAATGAATCCAACTTCATGATGGTGGAGGAGGGCTTCACCACCAGAGACCTCCTGGAGACCCTCCTCATGGAGCTGTGCCCGGCG AGCGAGCAGCAAGCCTTCTTCCTGGCAGACCTCGGAGATATTGTGAAGAAACATCTGCGTTTCCTGAAGGCCTTGCCCCGTGTGAAACCCTACTTCCCTGTTAAGTGCAACGGCAGTGAGGGAGTGATTCGGCTGCTGGCGGAGCTGGGCGCAGGCTTTGCCTGTACCAACAAG GCAGAGATCACCCGTGTTGAAAGCATCGGAGTCCCGGCTGACAAGATCTTCTACAGCAGCCCCTGCAAGCAGATTGCCCACATCAAATACGCAGCCAGCCACGGTGTGCAGCTGATGACCTTTGACAACGAGGTGGAGCTGAGCAAGGTGGCCAGGAGCCACCCTCATGCCAG TGTGGCTTTGCTCTGCAGGATGTTGTTGGGTATTACTGCTGattccagccccgctccccgtcTGAGCATGACGTTTGGGACCACGCTCGAGGCCTGCCGGCACCTGCTAGAGGCAGCGAAGGAGCAGGCTGTGGAGGTTGTTGGTGTCAG CTTTCACCTTGGGAGCGGCGGTCTGGAGCCCCAGGCCTTCGCTCAGTCGGTGGCTGCGGCGCAGCTGGCCTTCGAGGTGGGCACAGAGCTGGGCTACCGGATGCACCTCCTGGACATCGGAGGGGGATTCCCTGGCACCGAGGACACCAGAGCCCGCTTTGAAGAG ATCGCTGCCGTGATAAACTCTGCCTTGGATTTGTATTTCCCAGACGGCTGCGGGGTGGAGATCGTCGCGACACCCGGGCGATACTACGTCACATCTGCGTTCACCTTCGCTGCCAACATCACGGCCAGGGACGAGGCTCCCGCGGAGCAGCCCGGCTCCGACG agGAAGAGTCTGGCAGCAAGAAGAGCCTCGTGTATCACCTCAGCGACGGTGTCTACGGCGCTTTCAGCTGCCTCCTGTTcgacagcccctgccccaggccTCAGCTGCGCAAG AGACCCTGCCCAGACCCCCCCTCGCGCAGCAGCTCTCTCCGGGGCCCCCCAGGACACGCAGGGGGTCGCATCGCCGATGGCCTGGAGCTGCCTGAGCTGCAGGTCGGGGACTGGCTGATTTTCGAGGACATGGGTGCCTACACCATCGCAAGTTCATCCTCGCTtgtggggtgtccccagccaCAGATCACCTACGCCATGTCCCGCGTGGCCTG GAAAGCCATCCAGCTCCTCCAAGGAAAACCACCACAAACAGAAGACGACCGCGAGAGCGTCTGCGCCCGGCTGTCCTGCGGCTGGGAGATGGCGGAGACGCTCTGCGTCACCCCGGCCTGCGCTCCCGCCGGCATCATCTga
- the AZIN2 gene encoding antizyme inhibitor 2 isoform X4, whose translation MNGYLNESNFMMVEEGFTTRDLLETLLMELCPASEQQAFFLADLGDIVKKHLRFLKALPRVKPYFPVKCNGSEGVIRLLAELGAGFACTNKAEITRVESIGVPADKIFYSSPCKQIAHIKYAASHGVQLMTFDNEVELSKVARSHPHARMLLGITADSSPAPRLSMTFGTTLEACRHLLEAAKEQAVEVVGVSFHLGSGGLEPQAFAQSVAAAQLAFEVGTELGYRMHLLDIGGGFPGTEDTRARFEEIAAVINSALDLYFPDGCGVEIVATPGRYYVTSAFTFAANITARDEAPAEQPGSDGRWDGGDGPSCVPEPPPEPSPCCPPEEESGSKKSLVYHLSDGVYGAFSCLLFDSPCPRPQLRKRPCPDPPSRSSSLRGPPGHAGGRIADGLELPELQVGDWLIFEDMGAYTIASSSSLVGCPQPQITYAMSRVAWKAIQLLQGKPPQTEDDRESVCARLSCGWEMAETLCVTPACAPAGII comes from the exons ATGAATGGATACTTGAATGAATCCAACTTCATGATGGTGGAGGAGGGCTTCACCACCAGAGACCTCCTGGAGACCCTCCTCATGGAGCTGTGCCCGGCG AGCGAGCAGCAAGCCTTCTTCCTGGCAGACCTCGGAGATATTGTGAAGAAACATCTGCGTTTCCTGAAGGCCTTGCCCCGTGTGAAACCCTACTTCCCTGTTAAGTGCAACGGCAGTGAGGGAGTGATTCGGCTGCTGGCGGAGCTGGGCGCAGGCTTTGCCTGTACCAACAAG GCAGAGATCACCCGTGTTGAAAGCATCGGAGTCCCGGCTGACAAGATCTTCTACAGCAGCCCCTGCAAGCAGATTGCCCACATCAAATACGCAGCCAGCCACGGTGTGCAGCTGATGACCTTTGACAACGAGGTGGAGCTGAGCAAGGTGGCCAGGAGCCACCCTCATGCCAG GATGTTGTTGGGTATTACTGCTGattccagccccgctccccgtcTGAGCATGACGTTTGGGACCACGCTCGAGGCCTGCCGGCACCTGCTAGAGGCAGCGAAGGAGCAGGCTGTGGAGGTTGTTGGTGTCAG CTTTCACCTTGGGAGCGGCGGTCTGGAGCCCCAGGCCTTCGCTCAGTCGGTGGCTGCGGCGCAGCTGGCCTTCGAGGTGGGCACAGAGCTGGGCTACCGGATGCACCTCCTGGACATCGGAGGGGGATTCCCTGGCACCGAGGACACCAGAGCCCGCTTTGAAGAG ATCGCTGCCGTGATAAACTCTGCCTTGGATTTGTATTTCCCAGACGGCTGCGGGGTGGAGATCGTCGCGACACCCGGGCGATACTACGTCACATCTGCGTTCACCTTCGCTGCCAACATCACGGCCAGGGACGAGGCTCCCGCGGAGCAGCCCGGCTCCGACGGTAGGTGGGACGGTGGGGACGGGCCCTCCTGTGTGCCcgagcccccccccgagccctctccctgctgccctccagagGAAGAGTCTGGCAGCAAGAAGAGCCTCGTGTATCACCTCAGCGACGGTGTCTACGGCGCTTTCAGCTGCCTCCTGTTcgacagcccctgccccaggccTCAGCTGCGCAAG AGACCCTGCCCAGACCCCCCCTCGCGCAGCAGCTCTCTCCGGGGCCCCCCAGGACACGCAGGGGGTCGCATCGCCGATGGCCTGGAGCTGCCTGAGCTGCAGGTCGGGGACTGGCTGATTTTCGAGGACATGGGTGCCTACACCATCGCAAGTTCATCCTCGCTtgtggggtgtccccagccaCAGATCACCTACGCCATGTCCCGCGTGGCCTG GAAAGCCATCCAGCTCCTCCAAGGAAAACCACCACAAACAGAAGACGACCGCGAGAGCGTCTGCGCCCGGCTGTCCTGCGGCTGGGAGATGGCGGAGACGCTCTGCGTCACCCCGGCCTGCGCTCCCGCCGGCATCATCTga
- the AZIN2 gene encoding antizyme inhibitor 2 isoform X2: MNGYLNESNFMMVEEGFTTRDLLETLLMELCPASEQQAFFLADLGDIVKKHLRFLKALPRVKPYFPVKCNGSEGVIRLLAELGAGFACTNKAEITRVESIGVPADKIFYSSPCKQIAHIKYAASHGVQLMTFDNEVELSKVARSHPHARMLLGITADSSPAPRLSMTFGTTLEACRHLLEAAKEQAVEVVGVSFHLGSGGLEPQAFAQSVAAAQLAFEVGTELGYRMHLLDIGGGFPGTEDTRARFEEIAAVINSALDLYFPDGCGVEIVATPGRYYVTSAFTFAANITARDEAPAEQPGSDEEESGSKKSLVYHLSDGVYGAFSCLLFDSPCPRPQLRKRPCPDPPSRSSSLRGPPGHAGGRIADGLELPELQVGDWLIFEDMGAYTIASSSSLVGCPQPQITYAMSRVAWKAIQLLQGKPPQTEDDRESVCARLSCGWEMAETLCVTPACAPAGII; encoded by the exons ATGAATGGATACTTGAATGAATCCAACTTCATGATGGTGGAGGAGGGCTTCACCACCAGAGACCTCCTGGAGACCCTCCTCATGGAGCTGTGCCCGGCG AGCGAGCAGCAAGCCTTCTTCCTGGCAGACCTCGGAGATATTGTGAAGAAACATCTGCGTTTCCTGAAGGCCTTGCCCCGTGTGAAACCCTACTTCCCTGTTAAGTGCAACGGCAGTGAGGGAGTGATTCGGCTGCTGGCGGAGCTGGGCGCAGGCTTTGCCTGTACCAACAAG GCAGAGATCACCCGTGTTGAAAGCATCGGAGTCCCGGCTGACAAGATCTTCTACAGCAGCCCCTGCAAGCAGATTGCCCACATCAAATACGCAGCCAGCCACGGTGTGCAGCTGATGACCTTTGACAACGAGGTGGAGCTGAGCAAGGTGGCCAGGAGCCACCCTCATGCCAG GATGTTGTTGGGTATTACTGCTGattccagccccgctccccgtcTGAGCATGACGTTTGGGACCACGCTCGAGGCCTGCCGGCACCTGCTAGAGGCAGCGAAGGAGCAGGCTGTGGAGGTTGTTGGTGTCAG CTTTCACCTTGGGAGCGGCGGTCTGGAGCCCCAGGCCTTCGCTCAGTCGGTGGCTGCGGCGCAGCTGGCCTTCGAGGTGGGCACAGAGCTGGGCTACCGGATGCACCTCCTGGACATCGGAGGGGGATTCCCTGGCACCGAGGACACCAGAGCCCGCTTTGAAGAG ATCGCTGCCGTGATAAACTCTGCCTTGGATTTGTATTTCCCAGACGGCTGCGGGGTGGAGATCGTCGCGACACCCGGGCGATACTACGTCACATCTGCGTTCACCTTCGCTGCCAACATCACGGCCAGGGACGAGGCTCCCGCGGAGCAGCCCGGCTCCGACG agGAAGAGTCTGGCAGCAAGAAGAGCCTCGTGTATCACCTCAGCGACGGTGTCTACGGCGCTTTCAGCTGCCTCCTGTTcgacagcccctgccccaggccTCAGCTGCGCAAG AGACCCTGCCCAGACCCCCCCTCGCGCAGCAGCTCTCTCCGGGGCCCCCCAGGACACGCAGGGGGTCGCATCGCCGATGGCCTGGAGCTGCCTGAGCTGCAGGTCGGGGACTGGCTGATTTTCGAGGACATGGGTGCCTACACCATCGCAAGTTCATCCTCGCTtgtggggtgtccccagccaCAGATCACCTACGCCATGTCCCGCGTGGCCTG GAAAGCCATCCAGCTCCTCCAAGGAAAACCACCACAAACAGAAGACGACCGCGAGAGCGTCTGCGCCCGGCTGTCCTGCGGCTGGGAGATGGCGGAGACGCTCTGCGTCACCCCGGCCTGCGCTCCCGCCGGCATCATCTga
- the AZIN2 gene encoding antizyme inhibitor 2 isoform X3 produces the protein MNGYLNESNFMMVEEGFTTRDLLETLLMELCPASEQQAFFLADLGDIVKKHLRFLKALPRVKPYFPVKCNGSEGVIRLLAELGAGFACTNKAEITRVESIGVPADKIFYSSPCKQIAHIKYAASHGVQLMTFDNEVELSKVARSHPHASVALLCRMLLGITADSSPAPRLSMTFGTTLEACRHLLEAAKEQAVEVVGVSFHLGSGGLEPQAFAQSVAAAQLAFEVGTELGYRMHLLDIGGGFPGTEDTRARFEETAAGWRSSRHPGDTTSHLRSPSLPTSRPGTRLPRSSPAPTRPCPDPPSRSSSLRGPPGHAGGRIADGLELPELQVGDWLIFEDMGAYTIASSSSLVGCPQPQITYAMSRVAWKAIQLLQGKPPQTEDDRESVCARLSCGWEMAETLCVTPACAPAGII, from the exons ATGAATGGATACTTGAATGAATCCAACTTCATGATGGTGGAGGAGGGCTTCACCACCAGAGACCTCCTGGAGACCCTCCTCATGGAGCTGTGCCCGGCG AGCGAGCAGCAAGCCTTCTTCCTGGCAGACCTCGGAGATATTGTGAAGAAACATCTGCGTTTCCTGAAGGCCTTGCCCCGTGTGAAACCCTACTTCCCTGTTAAGTGCAACGGCAGTGAGGGAGTGATTCGGCTGCTGGCGGAGCTGGGCGCAGGCTTTGCCTGTACCAACAAG GCAGAGATCACCCGTGTTGAAAGCATCGGAGTCCCGGCTGACAAGATCTTCTACAGCAGCCCCTGCAAGCAGATTGCCCACATCAAATACGCAGCCAGCCACGGTGTGCAGCTGATGACCTTTGACAACGAGGTGGAGCTGAGCAAGGTGGCCAGGAGCCACCCTCATGCCAG TGTGGCTTTGCTCTGCAGGATGTTGTTGGGTATTACTGCTGattccagccccgctccccgtcTGAGCATGACGTTTGGGACCACGCTCGAGGCCTGCCGGCACCTGCTAGAGGCAGCGAAGGAGCAGGCTGTGGAGGTTGTTGGTGTCAG CTTTCACCTTGGGAGCGGCGGTCTGGAGCCCCAGGCCTTCGCTCAGTCGGTGGCTGCGGCGCAGCTGGCCTTCGAGGTGGGCACAGAGCTGGGCTACCGGATGCACCTCCTGGACATCGGAGGGGGATTCCCTGGCACCGAGGACACCAGAGCCCGCTTTGAAGAG ACGGCTGCGGGGTGGAGATCGTCGCGACACCCGGGCGATACTACGTCACATCTGCGTTCACCTTCGCTGCCAACATCACGGCCAGGGACGAGGCTCCCGCGGAGCAGCCCGGCTCCGACG AGACCCTGCCCAGACCCCCCCTCGCGCAGCAGCTCTCTCCGGGGCCCCCCAGGACACGCAGGGGGTCGCATCGCCGATGGCCTGGAGCTGCCTGAGCTGCAGGTCGGGGACTGGCTGATTTTCGAGGACATGGGTGCCTACACCATCGCAAGTTCATCCTCGCTtgtggggtgtccccagccaCAGATCACCTACGCCATGTCCCGCGTGGCCTG GAAAGCCATCCAGCTCCTCCAAGGAAAACCACCACAAACAGAAGACGACCGCGAGAGCGTCTGCGCCCGGCTGTCCTGCGGCTGGGAGATGGCGGAGACGCTCTGCGTCACCCCGGCCTGCGCTCCCGCCGGCATCATCTga
- the NDUFS5 gene encoding NADH dehydrogenase [ubiquinone] iron-sulfur protein 5: MPFWDLQRQLGIDVDRWMVRQSMPQPYGKAAACHAFEREWVECGHGLGQTRARRECQPEYEDFMECMHRTKLAVRLRTILEQREKLIKEGKYTPPDYHKGKEESRP; this comes from the exons ATGCCGTTCTGGGACCTGCAGCGCCAGCTGGGCATCGATGTGGACCGGTGGATGGTGCGGCAGAGCATGCCGCAGCCCTACGGCAAGGCCGCGGCCTGCCACGCCTTCGAGCGGGAGTGGGTGGAGTGTGGGCACGGCCTGGGCCAGACCCGCGCCCGCCGCGAGTGCCAGCCCGAGTACGAGGATTTCATGGAGTGCATGCACCGCACCAAGCTG GCTGTGCGTCTGAGAACCATCCTGGAGCAGAGGGAGAAGTTGATCAAGGAAGGGAAGTACACGCCGCCCGACTACCACAAGGGTAAAGAGGAGTCACGGCCTTGA